The following proteins come from a genomic window of Legionella cherrii:
- a CDS encoding transporter, giving the protein MKSTLIKIVFCILSATPLTAVADNDICSDILNVISSPSNVNSPCPPPFKKVFIELNYIDQQLPDHAGIQQNVPNADIRIGLPANNEFFVFPPNYIDQKSFPGTGTTDTRFGLKHTISSKKNWVFALQGIADTPTGSAAYGSNHWGITFNGIAYYEINDQFSITGQLGVSRLSDPKLSGGNYFNTINPDVSLGFSPNSRTSLYIELYGQSKISATQGAGYNFDGGILFLVFPNTILNLSGGQQLYNYLGSFTHYVNVGIAVML; this is encoded by the coding sequence TTGAAAAGTACATTAATTAAAATTGTTTTTTGCATTCTTAGTGCAACTCCACTCACTGCAGTTGCCGATAATGATATTTGTTCTGATATATTAAATGTTATAAGCTCGCCGAGTAATGTAAATAGCCCTTGTCCCCCACCATTTAAAAAGGTATTCATTGAATTAAACTACATTGATCAGCAACTACCTGATCATGCTGGTATCCAACAAAATGTTCCGAATGCAGATATTCGCATTGGTTTACCAGCAAATAATGAATTTTTTGTTTTTCCACCCAACTACATTGACCAAAAAAGTTTTCCTGGAACAGGTACTACCGACACGCGCTTTGGTTTAAAACACACAATCAGCTCCAAAAAAAATTGGGTCTTCGCGCTGCAAGGAATTGCCGATACGCCAACAGGGAGTGCTGCTTATGGCAGCAATCACTGGGGTATAACGTTCAATGGTATTGCATACTATGAAATTAATGATCAATTTAGCATTACCGGACAACTTGGAGTAAGCAGACTCAGTGATCCTAAACTGAGTGGAGGCAATTACTTTAACACAATTAATCCTGATGTTTCTCTAGGTTTCTCACCGAATTCCAGGACTTCCCTTTATATAGAACTATACGGTCAAAGTAAAATTAGCGCGACTCAAGGTGCTGGCTACAACTTTGATGGGGGAATCCTATTTCTTGTTTTTCCCAATACCATATTGAATCTTAGTGGAGGCCAACAGTTATACAATTATTTAGGTAGTTTTACGCATTATGTTAACGTGGGTATTGCTGTAATGTTGTAG
- a CDS encoding glycosyltransferase family 2 protein, with protein MILDASNSSDFNEMNSSKKEKVVIIIPTYNEASVIQTTIEQVFASVETTARYEIHILIFDSDSTDNTQQIVAALQNNYSNLHLCNEPTKSGLGSAYLQAMNYALTSLDADIIFEFDADLSHQPKYILPMLDMLQTCDCVLGSRYVKGGSIPKDWELHRKLFSILGNYVARAVLTPKYKDFTSGFRATRRQQLLKILPRSFLTNHYAYKIQLLWLLHKNKAKIREYPIDFIDRNEGYSKLPKNSIVDSLRVVFTLRYHEIKRYLKMCLVGSLGIAVQFVTYNILREYFQFSPFQASQIAVCAAIINNFILNNKITFGNKNKTAWSLKLKRLLLFTLYSVFIINLQSFWLRFGILCFGEGPLRENIIMGAGIGLMSLLNYYAYSRHIWAEKLVHSH; from the coding sequence TTGATTCTTGATGCAAGTAATTCATCTGATTTTAACGAAATGAATTCATCAAAAAAAGAGAAAGTAGTTATTATCATTCCAACCTATAATGAAGCGTCAGTTATTCAAACGACAATAGAACAAGTTTTTGCATCGGTAGAAACAACAGCGCGGTATGAAATACATATTTTAATTTTTGATAGTGACTCTACAGATAACACCCAACAAATCGTTGCTGCATTACAAAATAATTATTCAAATTTACATTTATGCAACGAACCAACAAAATCGGGGCTTGGCTCTGCTTATTTGCAAGCCATGAATTATGCTTTAACCTCTCTGGATGCTGATATTATTTTTGAATTTGATGCAGATCTTTCCCATCAGCCCAAGTATATTCTCCCTATGCTGGACATGTTGCAAACCTGTGATTGTGTATTAGGCAGCCGTTATGTAAAAGGCGGTAGCATTCCTAAGGATTGGGAATTACATCGCAAGTTATTCTCTATCTTGGGTAATTATGTGGCTAGAGCCGTTCTTACCCCTAAGTATAAGGATTTTACCAGCGGTTTTCGGGCTACTCGACGACAACAGCTTTTAAAAATTCTACCGCGAAGCTTCCTGACGAATCATTATGCGTATAAAATTCAACTGCTATGGCTTTTGCATAAAAACAAAGCAAAAATTCGTGAATATCCCATTGATTTTATAGATCGAAATGAAGGATACAGCAAATTACCTAAAAACAGCATTGTTGATTCACTACGCGTTGTTTTCACACTAAGATATCATGAAATCAAACGCTATTTAAAAATGTGCCTTGTCGGCTCTTTGGGTATCGCAGTACAATTTGTTACTTATAATATACTGCGTGAATATTTTCAATTTTCTCCTTTTCAAGCCTCACAAATTGCAGTATGTGCAGCAATCATTAATAATTTCATTTTGAATAATAAAATTACATTTGGTAACAAAAATAAAACAGCTTGGTCGTTAAAATTAAAACGTCTGCTCCTATTTACCCTCTATTCAGTTTTTATTATTAACCTGCAAAGTTTTTGGCTGCGGTTTGGTATCCTTTGTTTTGGTGAGGGACCCTTGCGAGAAAATATCATCATGGGTGCAGGCATAGGTTTAATGTCCCTATTAAATTACTATGCTTATTCTCGTCATATATGGGCAGAAAAATTGGTTCATAGTCATTAA
- a CDS encoding alpha/beta fold hydrolase, with protein MNNYVERIIPVPGFTLALKIWHPEKPNPVLCLHGKLDNAASFDFLAPLLPDRQLVAVDYPGTGFSSHYPPGVMPHWKNDALLMFHLIKALKWEHFDIIAHSLGSLLATTIAIAQPERVGKLIFLDILGPKVNFIEHAITNLQNDAAHYLSYNPQQRTLFTDRIAAIHDRMKIGSISYQAAEALVERGTVKNKEGWHWTFDKRLHCVASTLPFEDELRAMLQAIKAPLCLIRAKQGVPYPEEIFQARMRAIENCTLYEVDGGHHVHMDKPGPVAKAIDCFLIH; from the coding sequence ATGAACAATTATGTCGAACGAATTATCCCTGTTCCGGGTTTTACACTTGCTTTAAAAATTTGGCATCCCGAAAAACCCAACCCTGTTTTGTGTTTGCATGGCAAACTGGATAATGCGGCAAGCTTTGATTTCTTGGCACCATTGCTGCCTGACAGACAGCTTGTTGCGGTGGATTATCCAGGTACCGGATTTTCCAGCCATTATCCTCCGGGGGTTATGCCGCATTGGAAAAATGATGCCTTGTTGATGTTCCATCTCATCAAAGCATTAAAATGGGAGCATTTTGATATCATTGCCCATTCATTAGGCTCTTTGCTGGCCACAACCATTGCGATTGCCCAACCTGAGCGCGTGGGAAAGTTGATATTTCTTGATATTTTGGGACCCAAGGTCAATTTTATTGAGCACGCGATAACAAACTTACAAAACGATGCAGCACATTATTTATCCTATAACCCCCAACAAAGAACGCTGTTTACTGATCGTATTGCTGCCATCCACGATCGGATGAAGATTGGTTCCATTAGTTATCAAGCCGCTGAAGCTTTAGTTGAGCGCGGTACCGTAAAAAATAAAGAGGGCTGGCATTGGACTTTTGATAAACGTTTGCATTGCGTCGCGTCGACCCTTCCATTTGAGGATGAACTAAGAGCGATGTTGCAAGCGATTAAAGCGCCATTGTGTCTCATTCGCGCCAAACAGGGGGTACCTTATCCTGAAGAAATTTTTCAAGCAAGAATGCGCGCCATAGAAAATTGTACGCTTTATGAGGTTGACGGGGGGCATCATGTACATATGGATAAACCGGGGCCTGTAGCCAAGGCAATTGATTGTTTTTTAATCCATTAG
- a CDS encoding glycosyltransferase family 39 protein, translating to MSKSMVISRDFFNLQKIYPYLILYFILLLLIAPINILSLDTYYYWDWSRHLALSYYDGSPMIAYFIRLSTSLFGHNLFALCFVGITITAVTCGIIYKCARFFLSHEASCIAMLSWLFSPLVTLDILKQTTYDTPLTLFWALTLYYTIKFIHTNKTRDLYFIGISAGLMMLSKYTGIVLILSLLIFLISTPYRSIFKTKHFYVAIFLAIIIFSPVILWNYQNHWQSFIYQLTTHKLNHATSPFSHTIKTFFNSFVPSLNIMLLPPFFVRNTELDEKKALMVKLCRIVCFTFLCFYLYTATKAEIRDFWLTPYLISSALLLGYGLTTFHYQKLAMVLIASYAVYSIFVLIDNTSKFNLLNSKKLVFYHLIQKFNASYPQLPDTILTSGWFEARMLFFLHNKPNIYTLGCGTEENQYALWGNEINQRITDKTLKEAMYIDRYDRSSCLEQYFDQCQKLPTPTYPFKHKEYALYVYQCKNF from the coding sequence ATGTCTAAAAGCATGGTAATTTCAAGGGACTTCTTTAATTTGCAAAAAATTTATCCCTATCTCATTCTTTATTTTATCCTTTTACTGTTGATAGCACCAATAAACATCTTGTCGCTTGATACTTATTATTATTGGGATTGGAGCCGCCACCTCGCCTTATCCTATTATGACGGCTCTCCTATGATTGCTTATTTTATTAGGCTTTCAACTTCATTATTTGGCCATAATCTCTTTGCTTTGTGTTTTGTAGGCATTACCATAACTGCGGTCACATGTGGCATTATTTATAAATGCGCCCGCTTTTTTTTATCCCACGAAGCAAGCTGCATCGCCATGCTGTCGTGGCTCTTTTCACCGCTGGTCACCCTCGATATTCTGAAACAAACTACCTACGACACCCCTCTTACTTTATTTTGGGCATTAACCCTTTATTACACGATAAAATTTATCCATACGAATAAAACAAGAGATCTCTATTTTATAGGGATCAGTGCCGGACTCATGATGTTATCCAAATACACGGGCATTGTTTTAATACTCTCACTACTCATTTTTTTAATTTCCACTCCGTACCGCTCAATTTTTAAAACAAAACATTTTTATGTTGCTATTTTTCTTGCCATTATTATTTTTAGTCCGGTTATCCTCTGGAATTATCAAAATCATTGGCAATCATTTATTTACCAGTTAACCACCCATAAACTCAATCATGCAACGTCCCCTTTTTCCCATACAATCAAAACCTTTTTTAACTCGTTTGTTCCATCCTTGAATATAATGCTGCTTCCGCCCTTTTTTGTGCGAAATACAGAGTTGGATGAGAAAAAAGCACTGATGGTGAAGTTATGCCGGATTGTTTGTTTCACTTTCCTCTGTTTTTACTTATATACAGCAACCAAAGCGGAGATTAGAGATTTTTGGCTTACACCTTATTTAATCAGCAGCGCGCTTTTATTGGGATATGGACTCACCACATTTCATTACCAAAAATTGGCAATGGTTTTGATCGCTTCCTATGCCGTATACAGTATTTTTGTTTTAATTGACAATACCTCAAAATTTAATTTACTCAACTCAAAAAAACTTGTTTTTTATCATTTAATTCAAAAATTTAATGCATCATACCCTCAATTACCAGACACAATTCTTACTTCAGGCTGGTTTGAAGCACGCATGCTTTTTTTCCTGCATAATAAACCCAACATTTATACCTTAGGTTGTGGTACTGAGGAAAATCAATATGCTTTATGGGGCAATGAGATCAATCAACGAATTACAGATAAAACATTAAAAGAAGCGATGTATATTGATCGGTATGACAGGTCAAGTTGCTTGGAACAATATTTTGATCAATGTCAAAAGCTACCTACCCCTACTTATCCTTTTAAACATAAGGAATACGCACTTTATGTGTATCAATGTAAAAATTTTTAG
- a CDS encoding VOC family protein: MSENSMGQFCWNELATADMHKAKEFYSKVLGWQFKEIHSDETMTYTLIQTKDKDVGGMWQIPANQQKEIPPHWMAYILVNNVADTLAKSKQNGAHEVKGVTQVGDMGSFAIIKDPTGAHIAFWETHSK; this comes from the coding sequence ATGTCAGAAAATTCTATGGGACAATTCTGTTGGAATGAGTTAGCTACTGCGGATATGCACAAGGCGAAAGAGTTTTATAGCAAAGTACTAGGCTGGCAATTTAAAGAAATCCATTCTGACGAGACGATGACTTATACCCTGATACAAACCAAAGATAAGGATGTTGGTGGTATGTGGCAAATTCCTGCAAATCAACAAAAAGAAATACCCCCACATTGGATGGCTTATATTCTGGTGAATAATGTTGCAGATACTCTGGCAAAATCAAAGCAAAATGGAGCTCATGAGGTAAAAGGAGTCACCCAGGTAGGCGATATGGGTAGTTTTGCAATTATTAAAGATCCTACAGGTGCTCACATCGCATTTTGGGAAACTCATAGCAAGTAA
- a CDS encoding AI-2E family transporter: MSRIVLFTSGLIIIWIVGYFLIVGSHVLIPLVIAVFIWNLLNTISNIIQQIPRLGALLPNWLSMIFAFTIVAVLVFVFINIITNNVNNVIAASSRYQEHLLTISNDIDRKFHIELLASINGMIKTLNLQTIIVNVYGVFTTLASSTVLILLYVAFLFVEQHFFLKKIDALFPTLEGRLLINNIINHIVNNTQTYLGLKSILSISTAIASWIIMKWVGLDFAEFWALLIFFLNFIPNIGAIIAIAFPASLAIVQFTGWIAFTEIIMGLGAVQFIVGNLIEPRFLSNSLNLSPLVILIALAVWGAIWGILGMFLSVPITVMMMIIFAHFEKTRPIAILLSRDGDVFKTYELLPMENLPEQDWIQY; the protein is encoded by the coding sequence ATGAGCCGCATCGTTCTTTTTACATCCGGATTAATTATCATATGGATAGTCGGCTACTTTCTCATTGTAGGCAGCCACGTGCTGATTCCTTTGGTCATTGCAGTTTTTATTTGGAATCTTCTCAATACTATCAGTAACATCATTCAGCAAATACCCAGGTTAGGCGCCCTTCTGCCCAATTGGCTCAGTATGATTTTTGCATTCACAATCGTTGCTGTTTTAGTTTTTGTTTTTATTAATATCATTACCAATAATGTTAATAATGTCATCGCAGCTTCAAGTCGCTATCAAGAACATTTATTAACCATTTCTAATGACATTGATCGAAAATTTCATATTGAACTGTTAGCAAGTATTAACGGCATGATCAAAACCCTAAATCTGCAAACCATTATTGTTAATGTTTATGGAGTGTTCACTACTTTAGCAAGTTCAACAGTACTCATTTTATTGTATGTGGCGTTTTTGTTTGTGGAGCAGCATTTTTTCCTAAAAAAAATCGATGCGTTGTTCCCTACATTAGAAGGACGTCTGCTGATTAACAACATCATTAATCACATTGTAAATAACACGCAGACCTATCTGGGGTTGAAATCCATTTTGAGCATTAGCACCGCCATTGCCAGCTGGATCATTATGAAGTGGGTTGGATTAGATTTCGCAGAATTTTGGGCTCTGCTTATCTTTTTCCTGAATTTTATTCCCAATATTGGCGCGATTATCGCTATTGCGTTCCCAGCCTCACTTGCAATTGTGCAATTTACTGGATGGATTGCTTTTACTGAAATCATCATGGGCTTAGGCGCAGTTCAATTTATTGTCGGGAATTTGATTGAGCCACGCTTCTTAAGTAATTCATTGAATCTAAGTCCCTTAGTAATCTTAATTGCATTAGCAGTTTGGGGTGCGATATGGGGCATATTAGGCATGTTTCTCTCAGTGCCTATTACTGTAATGATGATGATTATCTTTGCTCATTTTGAAAAAACCCGCCCTATAGCAATTCTTTTATCTCGAGATGGGGACGTCTTTAAAACGTATGAACTGTTACCTATGGAAAATTTACCTGAACAAGATTGGATTCAATATTAG
- a CDS encoding heavy metal-binding domain-containing protein — protein sequence MAVTTGLSGNEIYCLQLKNYSPGAIVVGNSVHSLGVIGSVGSGFKAILGGELTQITSLIEEGRETAYKRMLEEAARENATGITGVTSQLIMHGANIEFLSIGSVIYADSGADKNKFSTSADGQELYAQLDAGYKPICFAFGNVAYSMGLGRGIIGSLKTLARGEIKEYSDIFNKTRHLALNRIIAHARQYKANAVLGIKTTVLPFGGVSEMLMIGTASQNPQLITAMDNDVVTSDMTNIEMWNMARLGYAPMKLLLGTSVYSLGLVGGITSAIKAFVRGEINELTRLIYQARENALAIINEEAQAIGADDVVGVKTYVYQLGNGLIEFLAIGTAVKKTNRTQTETEQLPPQAIIVDKDTFYDSTNLNSLAVNVNTGSKPLNRGNLSLLAPLLIIIALIVIQFLMRR from the coding sequence ATGGCTGTTACCACAGGATTATCTGGAAATGAAATATATTGTTTACAGCTTAAAAACTACTCCCCTGGAGCTATAGTTGTTGGAAATAGTGTTCATTCTTTGGGAGTTATAGGCAGTGTCGGTTCTGGTTTTAAAGCGATATTAGGTGGTGAGTTAACGCAGATTACTTCACTTATAGAAGAGGGTAGGGAAACCGCATATAAACGAATGTTAGAGGAGGCTGCTAGGGAAAATGCAACAGGAATCACTGGAGTCACCAGCCAATTAATAATGCATGGAGCCAATATTGAATTTTTATCAATAGGTTCGGTGATTTATGCTGACAGCGGAGCAGATAAGAACAAGTTTTCAACTTCAGCAGATGGGCAGGAATTGTATGCCCAGCTTGATGCCGGGTACAAACCAATTTGTTTTGCTTTTGGCAATGTAGCCTATTCTATGGGCTTAGGTCGAGGGATAATTGGCAGTTTAAAAACGTTGGCTCGCGGTGAAATCAAGGAGTACTCTGATATTTTCAATAAAACCAGGCACTTGGCCTTAAATCGTATTATCGCCCATGCGCGACAATATAAAGCAAATGCAGTACTGGGTATTAAGACAACCGTTTTGCCGTTTGGTGGGGTTAGTGAAATGCTGATGATAGGCACTGCTTCGCAAAATCCGCAATTAATCACGGCTATGGATAATGATGTAGTTACTAGTGACATGACGAATATTGAAATGTGGAATATGGCGCGTTTAGGTTACGCTCCTATGAAGTTACTTTTGGGCACATCGGTTTATTCTCTGGGATTAGTAGGTGGAATTACCTCGGCAATTAAAGCATTTGTCCGTGGAGAAATTAATGAGCTGACGCGTTTGATTTATCAAGCCCGTGAAAATGCCTTGGCAATTATCAATGAAGAAGCACAGGCCATAGGGGCAGATGATGTAGTGGGGGTTAAAACCTATGTGTATCAATTAGGGAATGGCTTAATTGAGTTTCTGGCCATAGGTACTGCCGTTAAGAAGACCAACCGTACTCAAACTGAAACAGAACAATTGCCGCCACAGGCAATTATTGTCGATAAAGATACTTTTTATGATTCAACTAACTTAAACAGCCTGGCGGTTAATGTGAACACGGGAAGCAAACCGCTTAATAGAGGAAATTTATCTCTCTTGGCTCCCTTATTGATAATAATCGCTTTAATAGTCATTCAATTTCTTATGAGGCGATAA
- a CDS encoding phosphotransferase-like protein encodes MIIIVCGTSSSGKSTLCHELQSRLGDGWLSFITDGYLGMLGDKFAGLHPDNPQVCIPNDICYAHQYADGTYEIIPGALCSKLYLTIPNVLKLLAEQGFNIIVDSFITTIDEFKSYKEILESYGVLFVYLDASEATIAQREAARGDRLKGSALHWLKRFDFQEHCDLCINTEEMNTQQIGDEVFRALETRITLR; translated from the coding sequence ATGATTATTATAGTTTGTGGCACTTCATCTTCAGGCAAATCAACACTATGTCATGAATTACAAAGTAGGCTTGGTGATGGCTGGCTCAGCTTTATTACTGATGGGTATTTGGGCATGCTGGGGGATAAATTTGCGGGGCTCCATCCTGATAATCCGCAAGTTTGTATTCCCAATGATATCTGCTATGCGCACCAATATGCCGATGGAACCTACGAAATCATCCCTGGGGCATTGTGTTCCAAACTCTATTTAACCATACCGAATGTCCTGAAGCTTCTTGCCGAACAAGGCTTCAATATTATTGTAGATTCCTTTATTACTACTATTGATGAATTTAAAAGTTATAAAGAGATTTTAGAAAGTTATGGCGTGTTATTTGTTTATCTTGATGCTTCTGAGGCAACGATTGCGCAAAGAGAAGCAGCCAGGGGCGATCGATTAAAAGGATCAGCACTTCATTGGTTAAAGCGATTCGATTTTCAGGAGCATTGTGATTTGTGTATTAATACTGAAGAAATGAATACTCAACAAATTGGTGATGAGGTTTTTCGGGCCTTAGAAACCCGTATTACGCTACGCTAA